The following coding sequences are from one Paenibacillus tundrae window:
- the spoIIIAE gene encoding stage III sporulation protein AE, whose product MNNNHFKPQWSLTFVLMLCFLFAMVGHVTASAPSGEWMQQQADQLPKDQVEKYWDQLMGQYGGFFPEGKTPSFMDMLIPGNEGFSLKSVFIAIGTFMLHEILYNGKLLVTIVMLSVLSMILETLQTAFEKNNISKIAYSICYMVIIVIAINSFSVAIGYAKDAIEGMVSFMMAMVPLLFTLLASMGNVVTVSVTHPLIIFMIHLVSTLIHMLVFPLLFFSAVLHLVSSLSDKYKLTQLADLLRNISVALLGILLTMFLGVISVQGASGSVADGVSLKAAKYIAGNFVPVVGRTFADATDTVITASLLVKNAIGLTGVIIILFLCAFPALKILTLALIYNITGAIMQPLGDTPIVGCLQAIGKSMIYVFAALAAVGLMFFLAITILLTAGNLTVMMR is encoded by the coding sequence ATGAACAACAACCATTTCAAGCCGCAGTGGAGCCTTACTTTTGTACTAATGCTATGTTTTCTGTTTGCGATGGTTGGACATGTTACCGCAAGTGCACCATCCGGAGAATGGATGCAGCAGCAGGCTGACCAGCTTCCGAAGGATCAAGTCGAGAAATACTGGGATCAGCTCATGGGGCAATATGGTGGATTTTTCCCAGAGGGGAAAACACCCTCTTTCATGGATATGTTAATTCCGGGCAATGAAGGATTTAGCCTGAAGTCGGTATTTATAGCGATTGGAACATTCATGCTGCATGAAATCTTGTACAACGGCAAATTGTTGGTAACCATTGTGATGTTAAGCGTACTTAGCATGATTCTGGAGACATTACAAACGGCATTTGAGAAAAACAACATTAGTAAGATCGCCTATTCCATCTGTTATATGGTCATTATCGTCATTGCCATCAACAGTTTCAGCGTAGCTATAGGATATGCCAAGGACGCCATTGAGGGCATGGTGAGTTTTATGATGGCGATGGTTCCCCTGCTCTTCACGTTACTTGCGTCGATGGGGAATGTAGTGACCGTCTCGGTCACTCACCCGCTGATTATTTTCATGATTCACCTCGTGAGCACATTAATTCACATGCTGGTGTTTCCGCTGCTGTTCTTCTCAGCCGTGTTGCATCTTGTCAGTTCGCTATCGGATAAGTACAAGCTCACACAGCTTGCGGATCTCCTGCGTAATATCAGCGTGGCCTTACTAGGCATTCTACTAACGATGTTTCTAGGTGTAATTTCGGTACAAGGTGCATCAGGCTCCGTTGCCGATGGGGTTAGTTTAAAAGCTGCTAAGTATATCGCAGGTAACTTTGTTCCCGTCGTAGGCAGGACATTTGCAGATGCGACAGACACGGTCATTACAGCTTCGCTGCTGGTGAAAAATGCAATTGGACTTACGGGGGTTATCATCATTCTGTTTTTGTGTGCGTTCCCTGCACTCAAAATTTTAACCCTTGCACTCATATACAACATTACTGGAGCGATCATGCAGCCATTAGGTGACACACCAATCGTGGGATGTCTACAAGCGATTGGAAAATCAATGATTTATGTATTCGCAGCATTAGCTGCTGTCGGACTCATGTTTTTCTTGGCAATCACTATTCTGCTCACAGCAGGGAACCTGACTGTCATGATGAGGTAA
- the spoIIIAF gene encoding stage III sporulation protein AF, with product MGWLSNWLQELIMIVLLATFVDMLLPNRSMERYVKLVLSLLILLTLLSPITKLLKSDPVAELKRAMTAMESPSEGNATLEQILAQGKRLQLNEQEQSLTWTAKELAKVMKGQIEQSTGERVQSVEVRLLMDTVQPESEASAPVHLPVIQSVMVEMSSQAEGTRIPDERNEAEAGSTSVFEVDDAQATDEPSSRQEPIQVGAIHIPTVQIKVRTDEQPSGSSLSEQPDGHEGSADSEAEPVTGSQETLTRPQGGDTSSRSKHAVQIISLLTENWDIDASQVQVTEQKNAQAL from the coding sequence ATGGGGTGGCTGAGCAACTGGCTCCAGGAATTAATCATGATTGTTTTACTCGCAACGTTTGTGGATATGTTACTGCCCAATCGCTCAATGGAGCGTTACGTCAAGCTTGTGCTGAGCCTCCTTATCCTGCTTACCCTCCTATCACCTATAACTAAATTGCTTAAGAGTGATCCAGTTGCCGAACTCAAACGAGCAATGACTGCTATGGAATCTCCATCAGAGGGGAATGCCACTTTGGAGCAGATATTGGCACAGGGGAAACGTCTTCAGCTGAATGAACAGGAGCAATCCTTAACGTGGACTGCGAAGGAACTAGCCAAAGTGATGAAAGGCCAGATTGAACAAAGCACCGGGGAACGAGTTCAGTCTGTGGAGGTAAGGCTTCTGATGGATACGGTTCAACCAGAATCCGAAGCATCTGCTCCAGTACATTTACCAGTGATCCAAAGCGTTATGGTCGAAATGAGTAGTCAGGCGGAGGGGACGAGGATTCCCGATGAACGTAACGAAGCCGAAGCAGGCAGTACCTCTGTGTTTGAAGTAGACGATGCTCAGGCAACAGATGAACCCTCATCTCGACAAGAACCTATACAAGTTGGTGCCATTCACATTCCTACTGTGCAGATTAAGGTGAGAACCGATGAGCAACCTTCAGGAAGCTCTCTCTCAGAACAGCCAGATGGTCATGAAGGTAGCGCTGATTCGGAAGCTGAGCCGGTCACTGGCAGCCAAGAAACGCTCACTCGACCTCAAGGCGGTGATACTTCATCCCGCTCGAAACATGCTGTTCAGATTATTTCGCTCTTGACGGAGAATTGGGATATCGATGCGAGCCAAGTGCAGGTTACAGAACAAAAGAACGCGCAGGCGTTATAA
- the spoIIIAG gene encoding stage III sporulation protein AG, with amino-acid sequence MRKWLKKIEVWLGGGEDGGRRSQTFRWLIILGLIGVGIMLFNSFVNVKQIDTENIGREPPDPATSMATMQNDLTDPNPFQAIEMAFEDKIKSVLENIVGVGTVDVMVTVDSTEELVVQRNVKDSQQLTEETDANGGKRHMTQYTRDGEIITYEISGDQTPIVTKKLKPQIRGVLVVAKGAENKVVKDLITDAVEKGLNVAAYRISVVPRKQD; translated from the coding sequence GTGAGGAAATGGCTTAAAAAAATAGAAGTGTGGCTTGGCGGCGGGGAAGATGGAGGTCGACGAAGTCAAACATTCCGATGGCTCATTATTTTGGGGTTAATCGGCGTTGGCATTATGCTATTCAATTCATTTGTTAACGTCAAACAGATTGATACGGAAAATATCGGCCGGGAACCGCCTGATCCAGCGACATCCATGGCCACAATGCAAAATGACTTGACTGATCCGAACCCTTTTCAGGCGATTGAGATGGCGTTTGAGGACAAGATCAAGAGTGTTTTGGAGAACATCGTTGGTGTAGGAACGGTCGATGTAATGGTTACCGTGGATTCAACAGAGGAGTTAGTGGTTCAGCGCAATGTAAAAGACTCGCAGCAGCTAACGGAAGAGACGGATGCCAATGGGGGCAAGAGGCACATGACCCAATACACCAGGGATGGTGAGATCATTACTTATGAAATTTCAGGGGATCAGACACCGATTGTGACCAAAAAACTGAAACCACAAATTCGTGGAGTGCTTGTTGTAGCTAAAGGCGCAGAGAACAAAGTTGTGAAGGATCTCATTACTGATGCTGTGGAAAAAGGCTTGAATGTGGCCGCGTATCGAATCTCGGTTGTACCGCGCAAGCAGGATTAG
- the spoIIIAA gene encoding stage III sporulation protein AA, translated as MKVNWKELFPEPIRTILGRMPPAVLEKVEEVRIREGRPLEINAGDTYHFLTAQGSLTAKPEEAYIPLKEVTHRLLDLISNHSLYTLEEELRKGFITIPGGHRIGLAGRTVLSGGRVETLRDINGFNVRVAREVHGVADRILPYLLDMKSGQVFHTLILSPPQQGKTTLLRDLARQISNGCRLVGGSEFVQGLRPRLKVGIVDERSEIAGSYKGVPGFDVGPRTDVMDGCPKAEGMMMMLRSMSPDVIIVDEIGRPEDAEAVVEALHSGVSVIATAHGRDLGELSSRPALRTLIQEQMFQRYVQLRRTSRGMNFRLADGKMRVLQQPDAGGEAFG; from the coding sequence ATGAAAGTGAACTGGAAGGAGCTTTTTCCGGAACCGATCCGAACCATTCTAGGAAGAATGCCACCTGCCGTATTAGAGAAAGTGGAGGAAGTGCGCATCCGGGAAGGGAGACCGCTCGAGATCAATGCTGGAGATACCTATCACTTTCTTACCGCACAGGGCAGTCTGACAGCTAAGCCTGAAGAAGCCTACATTCCTCTAAAAGAAGTAACGCACAGGCTGCTAGATCTGATTAGTAATCACTCACTCTATACATTGGAAGAAGAACTTCGTAAAGGATTCATTACCATTCCCGGAGGGCATCGGATCGGACTTGCTGGTCGAACGGTGCTAAGTGGTGGACGGGTGGAAACCTTACGCGATATCAATGGATTCAATGTGAGGGTTGCCCGAGAAGTTCATGGTGTGGCTGATCGTATTCTGCCTTACCTTCTGGACATGAAAAGCGGACAGGTATTCCATACGTTAATCTTATCCCCTCCACAACAAGGCAAGACGACATTGCTGCGTGACCTAGCAAGACAAATAAGCAATGGTTGCAGATTAGTAGGTGGAAGCGAGTTCGTGCAAGGGCTGCGTCCTCGACTTAAGGTAGGCATTGTGGATGAGCGTTCCGAAATCGCTGGAAGTTATAAAGGGGTACCCGGATTCGATGTTGGACCACGCACAGATGTGATGGATGGATGCCCAAAGGCAGAAGGCATGATGATGATGCTTCGCTCCATGTCTCCAGACGTAATCATTGTGGACGAGATTGGTCGTCCAGAGGATGCGGAAGCTGTTGTGGAGGCGCTGCATTCGGGGGTTTCCGTGATTGCGACTGCACATGGGAGGGATCTGGGAGAGTTATCTTCTAGGCCAGCACTGAGAACACTCATCCAGGAACAGATGTTCCAGCGTTATGTGCAACTCAGGCGGACGAGCCGAGGGATGAACTTTCGCTTGGCAGATGGGAAAATGCGTGTTTTACAGCAGCCGGATGCAGGAGGTGAGGCATTTGGTTAA
- a CDS encoding Asp23/Gls24 family envelope stress response protein, producing MSTLPTEFERTDIGEIQIAPEVIEVIAGLATVEVKGVAGMSGGFAGGFAELLGRKNLSKGVKVEVGQREAAVDVSVIIEYGYRLPQVATEIQQNVKRSIENMTGLNVNEVNVHIHDVQFKNAEKVEEIDVNTQRVK from the coding sequence ATGAGTACATTACCGACAGAATTTGAACGAACGGATATCGGTGAAATCCAGATCGCACCTGAAGTCATTGAAGTCATTGCTGGACTGGCTACAGTTGAAGTAAAAGGAGTAGCTGGCATGAGCGGCGGATTCGCAGGCGGATTTGCTGAATTGCTCGGTCGCAAAAACCTTTCCAAAGGCGTAAAAGTCGAAGTGGGACAGCGCGAAGCTGCTGTAGATGTTTCCGTTATTATTGAGTACGGATACCGCCTTCCACAGGTGGCTACTGAAATTCAGCAAAACGTGAAACGTTCTATTGAGAATATGACAGGACTGAATGTAAACGAAGTTAACGTTCATATCCACGATGTTCAATTCAAGAATGCTGAGAAAGTGGAAGAAATTGACGTGAACACACAACGCGTCAAATAA
- the spoIIIAB gene encoding stage III sporulation protein SpoIIIAB, with the protein MVNILGAVIILFASTLAGFYRARQFALRPRQLRELIAALQRLMTEINYGLTPLPDAMGKMGAQTKEPVRSLFLHAAGQMNPPHGHTARESLQAGIEYMWNKSAMKADEREVMLQLSFSLGTSDRQDQTKHISLAIQQLMHEESRAQADQMKYERMSRSLGMLVGALIVILIF; encoded by the coding sequence TTGGTTAACATACTGGGTGCTGTCATTATCTTGTTCGCAAGCACACTGGCTGGCTTTTACCGTGCAAGGCAATTTGCTCTTAGACCACGACAGTTGCGGGAGCTAATTGCTGCATTACAACGACTGATGACGGAGATTAATTATGGATTGACCCCGCTTCCTGATGCTATGGGAAAAATGGGAGCTCAAACGAAGGAACCTGTACGATCCTTGTTTCTCCATGCAGCAGGTCAGATGAATCCGCCACACGGACACACTGCACGTGAAAGTCTTCAGGCTGGCATTGAATACATGTGGAACAAGTCCGCAATGAAAGCTGATGAGCGAGAAGTCATGTTGCAGTTAAGCTTCAGTCTTGGCACCAGCGACCGTCAGGATCAGACCAAACATATCTCGCTAGCCATTCAACAACTCATGCATGAAGAATCCCGTGCACAGGCTGACCAAATGAAATATGAACGGATGAGCCGTAGCCTTGGGATGCTTGTCGGAGCGTTAATCGTCATTCTGATCTTCTGA
- the accC gene encoding acetyl-CoA carboxylase biotin carboxylase subunit gives MKFQKILIANRGEIAVRIIRACRELGISTVAVYSEADKDSLHVRLADEAYCIGPTLSKDSYLNFTNIMSVATLTECDAVHPGYGFLAENADFAEICESCNITFIGPSPEAITKMGDKAVAKQTMKDAGVPVIPGSDGLVESIEEAVMLSRDIGYPVIIKATAGGGGKGIRIAEDEESLVKQITAAQQEAQKAFGNAGVYLEKFLTGMKHVEIQIIADKHGNAAHLGERDCSVQRRRQKLVEEAPCPVLNEEVRTLMGDAAVRAALAVNYSGAGTLEFLLSPNGEFYFMEMNTRIQVEHPVTEMVTGVDLIREMISVAEGNPLSFRQEDVVINGWSIECRINAEDPDRNFMPAPGKIGFYLAPGGPGVRVDSAAYPGYTISPFYDSMIAKLIVWGANREEAIAKMKRALAEFAIEGISTTISFHQKLLEHPTFIRGDFDIKFLEENEI, from the coding sequence ATGAAATTTCAAAAAATACTGATTGCAAACCGTGGCGAGATTGCGGTTCGTATTATTCGTGCGTGCCGTGAGCTCGGTATTTCGACGGTAGCCGTCTATTCGGAAGCAGATAAAGATTCACTGCATGTACGTCTAGCGGATGAGGCATATTGTATCGGCCCGACGTTGTCTAAGGACAGCTATTTGAATTTTACTAACATCATGAGTGTGGCTACACTTACCGAGTGTGATGCCGTTCATCCAGGATATGGATTCTTGGCAGAGAACGCTGACTTTGCAGAAATTTGCGAGTCTTGCAATATTACATTTATCGGCCCATCCCCAGAAGCCATTACCAAAATGGGAGATAAGGCCGTTGCGAAGCAAACGATGAAGGACGCGGGAGTTCCGGTTATCCCTGGATCTGACGGACTCGTCGAAAGCATCGAGGAAGCCGTGATGCTCAGCCGCGATATCGGTTACCCTGTCATTATCAAAGCTACCGCAGGTGGCGGAGGTAAAGGGATTCGTATCGCTGAGGATGAAGAGTCACTGGTAAAACAAATTACCGCAGCTCAGCAGGAAGCACAGAAGGCGTTTGGTAATGCAGGCGTATATCTCGAAAAATTCTTGACGGGTATGAAACACGTTGAAATTCAGATTATTGCTGACAAACATGGCAATGCAGCTCACCTTGGTGAGCGTGATTGTTCCGTTCAACGTCGTCGTCAGAAGCTGGTCGAAGAGGCGCCTTGTCCTGTTCTGAATGAAGAAGTGCGTACGCTGATGGGAGATGCTGCAGTGCGCGCTGCGCTTGCAGTAAATTACTCTGGCGCGGGCACGCTGGAATTCCTGCTCAGCCCCAATGGTGAATTCTATTTCATGGAAATGAATACACGTATTCAGGTAGAGCATCCCGTAACAGAAATGGTTACTGGCGTCGATCTGATCCGGGAGATGATCTCGGTTGCAGAAGGTAATCCACTTTCATTCCGTCAGGAAGATGTAGTGATCAATGGTTGGTCTATCGAATGCCGGATTAATGCCGAAGATCCTGATCGTAATTTCATGCCTGCTCCAGGCAAGATTGGATTTTATCTGGCACCAGGTGGTCCTGGTGTGCGCGTGGATAGCGCTGCTTACCCAGGCTATACAATCTCCCCGTTCTACGACTCCATGATCGCAAAATTGATCGTGTGGGGTGCAAACCGGGAAGAAGCTATTGCCAAAATGAAACGTGCGCTCGCGGAGTTTGCAATCGAAGGAATTTCCACGACGATCTCGTTCCATCAGAAATTGCTGGAGCACCCAACGTTCATTCGTGGGGACTTTGATATTAAATTCCTTGAGGAAAACGAGATTTAA
- the spoIIIAD gene encoding stage III sporulation protein AD → MEIIQVVGLALIATVLILVIKEQKPMFAFLIAAATGIVIFMLLIGKIGAVIEVLKRLAENSGMESIYLKTVLKIIGIAYIAEFGAQIVRDAGQESIASKIELTGKVLILVLAIPIISIIIETVMKLMPV, encoded by the coding sequence GTGGAAATTATTCAAGTGGTAGGGCTAGCGTTGATTGCAACAGTTCTCATTCTTGTCATCAAAGAGCAGAAGCCTATGTTTGCATTTCTCATCGCTGCGGCTACAGGCATAGTCATTTTTATGCTATTGATTGGCAAAATTGGTGCAGTCATCGAGGTGTTGAAGAGACTCGCTGAAAACTCAGGTATGGAGAGCATCTATCTGAAAACCGTATTGAAAATTATAGGCATAGCCTACATTGCTGAATTCGGTGCCCAGATTGTAAGGGATGCAGGTCAGGAGAGCATTGCTTCGAAAATAGAGCTTACGGGGAAAGTTCTGATTCTGGTTCTCGCTATACCCATTATTAGCATTATTATCGAAACCGTCATGAAACTAATGCCGGTATAG
- a CDS encoding SpoIIIAH-like family protein has product MNNKRQTVWLVSMLSLMVILSAYYLFTEDSGPVNPPVADSQQVDGMKQDEATETAGILDPTEGLVVNEVVTGGEVDETDASTGTEGTTAESNDPAAVEGKETAEPGKTPAAESNEGKSEAGKESDKGTTTSPEASGATEENATKTDEEVLKEMEEQNTAVSASSQFQNYQWQREESNNRKYEELMTVAGDLSKTPEENAKATEQIRELEERTAKINGIEETLSQQFSNAIIEENEDKYKVVVLSDKLDVKQAVSIVDLVMKELAVAQNKISVQYVTEQ; this is encoded by the coding sequence ATGAATAACAAACGCCAAACGGTATGGCTTGTGTCTATGCTCAGTCTGATGGTTATTTTGTCTGCATATTACCTCTTTACAGAAGACTCGGGTCCTGTGAATCCACCTGTTGCGGATAGCCAGCAAGTCGATGGAATGAAGCAAGATGAGGCTACAGAGACAGCAGGCATTCTTGATCCAACAGAAGGTTTGGTTGTGAACGAAGTTGTTACTGGCGGAGAAGTGGATGAAACGGATGCGAGTACGGGAACAGAAGGAACGACAGCCGAATCGAATGATCCAGCTGCTGTTGAAGGCAAGGAAACGGCAGAACCAGGCAAAACACCAGCTGCTGAATCGAATGAGGGCAAGAGTGAGGCTGGCAAGGAATCAGACAAAGGAACAACAACTAGCCCTGAGGCAAGTGGAGCTACAGAAGAGAATGCAACTAAAACCGATGAGGAAGTTCTGAAAGAGATGGAAGAACAGAACACAGCGGTGTCCGCAAGCAGTCAGTTCCAAAACTATCAATGGCAGAGAGAAGAAAGCAACAATCGCAAATATGAAGAACTTATGACCGTGGCCGGAGATCTTAGCAAAACGCCAGAAGAGAACGCTAAAGCTACGGAGCAGATCCGTGAACTTGAAGAGAGAACAGCTAAGATTAACGGGATTGAAGAGACGCTCTCCCAGCAATTCTCCAATGCGATTATCGAAGAAAACGAAGATAAGTATAAAGTCGTAGTGCTTAGTGACAAACTGGATGTAAAACAAGCGGTTTCCATTGTGGATTTGGTGATGAAGGAACTGGCTGTCGCACAGAATAAAATCAGTGTTCAATACGTGACAGAACAGTAA
- a CDS encoding DUF2273 domain-containing protein, producing MLWREIWDSHRGRVLGIAFGIFFGFLYVWIGFWDMLFFALLVFIGYTLGRRSDSKLGSFIPWREWGQWLGDRWRMFK from the coding sequence ATGCTGTGGAGAGAGATATGGGATAGTCACAGAGGCCGAGTATTAGGTATTGCCTTTGGTATCTTTTTTGGATTTCTTTATGTATGGATCGGTTTTTGGGATATGTTGTTCTTTGCACTTTTGGTGTTCATCGGTTATACGTTAGGCAGACGAAGTGATTCGAAGCTGGGTTCTTTCATTCCTTGGAGGGAATGGGGACAATGGCTGGGAGATCGCTGGCGTATGTTTAAGTAA
- the accB gene encoding acetyl-CoA carboxylase biotin carboxyl carrier protein, with product MFKLSEIKELIKLVDESSVQELEIENEGSRLSIRKPGKTEYVQAAAVQPQVVAAPQVQPAAVVTETAPQADTTSHLHKIVSPMVGTFYRASSPEAGPFVSAGDKVAEKTTVCIIEAMKLMNELDADIKGEIVEVLVENGQLVEYGQPLFLVKPE from the coding sequence ATGTTTAAATTGAGCGAAATCAAAGAACTGATTAAACTGGTAGATGAAAGTTCCGTTCAGGAGTTGGAAATTGAAAATGAGGGATCACGTCTCTCTATACGCAAACCAGGTAAAACGGAATATGTTCAAGCAGCTGCTGTGCAACCTCAAGTTGTTGCTGCTCCACAGGTTCAACCTGCTGCAGTAGTCACTGAAACTGCACCACAAGCCGATACTACAAGCCATTTACATAAAATCGTATCTCCGATGGTAGGTACTTTTTACAGAGCTTCTTCTCCGGAAGCAGGTCCATTTGTAAGCGCTGGTGATAAAGTTGCCGAAAAAACAACGGTTTGTATCATCGAAGCGATGAAGCTGATGAACGAGCTTGATGCTGATATCAAGGGAGAAATCGTTGAAGTGTTGGTTGAGAATGGACAGCTTGTTGAATACGGACAACCTCTGTTCTTGGTTAAACCGGAATAA
- the spoIIIAC gene encoding stage III sporulation protein AC yields MNLEVNAIFQIAGIGIIIAMIHTVLKQMGKEDMAHWVTVIGFVVVLFMVVRMLDGLLQEIKSIFLFQ; encoded by the coding sequence ATGAATCTAGAAGTGAACGCAATTTTCCAAATTGCGGGCATCGGAATCATCATTGCAATGATTCACACGGTGCTGAAACAAATGGGAAAGGAAGATATGGCGCACTGGGTAACTGTTATCGGATTTGTCGTTGTATTATTCATGGTTGTTCGTATGTTAGACGGGTTACTGCAAGAGATCAAATCGATCTTCCTTTTCCAATGA
- the amaP gene encoding alkaline shock response membrane anchor protein AmaP, with protein MAKILDRLLLFIYSISVGAISAAVILLVSGVLPYELNYQQEQNVIVAAVVAAAILFILSLRFFYISVRRERASLPSVDQRTEYGDVQISMETIENLCLKATSRFRGVRDVKARIRVVESGLEIMIRAVVDGESPIPALTSDLQKAIHDHVQEITGIPVSFVTVYIANVTQSPNYKSRVE; from the coding sequence GTGGCGAAAATACTGGATCGGCTTCTGTTGTTTATATACAGCATAAGCGTTGGAGCAATATCGGCAGCAGTTATTCTTCTAGTTAGTGGAGTGCTGCCTTACGAATTGAATTACCAGCAGGAACAGAACGTCATTGTTGCAGCCGTTGTTGCAGCAGCGATTTTGTTTATCCTGAGTTTACGTTTCTTCTATATCTCGGTTCGGCGTGAACGTGCTTCATTGCCATCTGTAGATCAGCGTACAGAATACGGTGATGTGCAGATCTCAATGGAGACGATTGAGAATCTCTGTTTGAAGGCGACTTCGCGTTTTCGTGGGGTTCGTGATGTAAAAGCACGAATTCGCGTGGTGGAATCCGGGTTGGAGATTATGATTCGTGCAGTAGTGGACGGGGAAAGCCCGATCCCTGCACTGACTTCCGATCTGCAAAAGGCAATACATGATCATGTACAGGAGATTACGGGTATCCCGGTTTCTTTTGTTACAGTATATATTGCTAACGTTACCCAGTCGCCTAACTACAAGAGTCGAGTGGAATGA